The sequence below is a genomic window from Pleurocapsa sp. PCC 7327.
TATAGTTTTGCTGCGGGTCGAGAATTTCTAGCAATACCGATGCCGGATCGCCGCGATAGTCCATACCGATTTTATCGAGTTCGTCGAGCATGATGACGGGATTTTTGACTCCGGCTCGATGCAATGCCTGTACGATACGACCAGGCATGGCGCCGATGTAGGTGCGGCGGTGACCCCGCAATTCGGCTTCATCTCGCAACCCGCCGAGACCGATCCGCTCGAAAGGACGACCCAAAGCGCGAGCGATCGACCGACCCAGACTGGTTTTCCCAGTTCCTGGCGGTCCGACGAAGCAGATTACCGTTCCGATGCTGTAACGCTCGTCGTGTCGTTCTGGCTTTTCCTCCTCTGTGTCCTCGTTCCGAGCCATTCGTTTGAGCTTGAAAGTGGCTAGGTGTTCGATGATGCGATCTTTGATTTTGGACAGACCGTAGTGGTCGGCATCGAGAACTTCTCTGGCATTTTGCAAATCGAGATTATCTTCAACCGTCTTATTCCACGGCATTTCTAGGAGCCAGTCTAGATAGGTGCGAATGACCCCGCCTTCTGCCGAGGCACTGCCGATGCGTTCTAAGCGAGCCAATTCGCGTTTGGCTTGCTTTTCAGCTGGTTCTGGCAAGTTGGCCGTTGCTAGACGCGATCGCAATTCTTCGATCTCCTGTTTTTCAGAATCGACTTCGCCGAGTTCCTCCTGAATTTTCTTTAGTTGCTGGCGCAGGAAGAATTCTTTCTGCTGCTGGTCGATTTCCTTTTTGGTTTCGCCGAGAATTTCACCGCGCAGACGCAGGACTTCGATTTCTTTTTGCAAGTCTGCCAGCACTTGTCGCAGAAGCAATTCCAGATCGTTTTGCTCTAGCAAGGTCTGCATTTTGGGGACTTCCTGCTGAAGTAAAATGGCAGTCTGATAGGCTAACTGTGCTGGAGATTCGATATTGAGCAAGACCGTCAGGACTTCTTCTGGAAAGTTGGGATTGAGGGAGGCTGCTTCTTGCCAGAGGGATTTCAGCGCGCTCGTGAGAGCTTGGATTGACTGTTGCTGCGCTCCTGCCGCGATCGCCGCTTCTACTGTCAGGTTGGGCAAGCGCTCAAATTTAACAATATAAGTCGGCTCGGTCTGCAATAGTTGTTCGATGCGGACTCGCTCTTGACCTTCGATGATAAGCTGAATCGGTCCTACGGGCAACCGAAGCATCTTATGGACTACTGCTAAGGTGGCGATCGGGTAGAGTTCTTCTAAGCTCTCAATTTCAGCTTTTTCTTCCTTTTCTAGCTTTTGAACGGCTTCTGGACGCACGGCAGCAATGATGACTTGTTTTTGCTCCGTCATCATTACCGACTCCGCCACCGATACCGATCGTGGTCGTCC
It includes:
- the lon gene encoding endopeptidase La; translation: MFPLPHLALKPREKLETGFLLPLRNIVLLPGVTLPVVAGRPRSVSVAESVMMTEQKQVIIAAVRPEAVQKLEKEEKAEIESLEELYPIATLAVVHKMLRLPVGPIQLIIEGQERVRIEQLLQTEPTYIVKFERLPNLTVEAAIAAGAQQQSIQALTSALKSLWQEAASLNPNFPEEVLTVLLNIESPAQLAYQTAILLQQEVPKMQTLLEQNDLELLLRQVLADLQKEIEVLRLRGEILGETKKEIDQQQKEFFLRQQLKKIQEELGEVDSEKQEIEELRSRLATANLPEPAEKQAKRELARLERIGSASAEGGVIRTYLDWLLEMPWNKTVEDNLDLQNAREVLDADHYGLSKIKDRIIEHLATFKLKRMARNEDTEEEKPERHDERYSIGTVICFVGPPGTGKTSLGRSIARALGRPFERIGLGGLRDEAELRGHRRTYIGAMPGRIVQALHRAGVKNPVIMLDELDKIGMDYRGDPASVLLEILDPQQNYSFRDLYLDLDFDLSQILFIGTANDLSRVPAPLLDRLEIIELSGYSEEEKLAIAEQYLLPRQIEKAGLPANAVQLSTETLRQIIELYTREAGVRKLEQQLGTLCRKVAVRYASGETRPTIVHPEQLEELLGPPHFWREEKRKVSRPGVATGLAWTVQGGEILFVEAVLLPQGKDLTLTGQLGEVMQESAKLAYSYIWSNADALGIDVSAFKSNGLHLHVPAGAIPKDGPSAGVTMVVAIASLLTNQPVRTDTAMTGEIDLSGEVLPIGGVREKVLAARRAGITRIILPKQNEKDLAEVPQDAREKMEFILCDRIEQVLENALVRRQMNQPVV